Proteins encoded by one window of Actinocorallia herbida:
- a CDS encoding steroid 3-ketoacyl-CoA thiolase, whose protein sequence is MGRPVIVEAVRTAQGRRGGWLAGVKAQEVLGRTLKALVERAGIDPAEVGQVFAGCVTQAGEQGGHVGRQAWLYAGLPWQTGVTTIDAQCGSAQQSVHLAAALVQAGIVDVAIGCGVEVMSRAPLGSNVLPANPRPPDWDVDLPNQFEAAERIADRRGLTREDLDAFGLRSQALAAKAWADGRFDREIAPLHDVPQVDKEGNETGERLTVARDQGLRETTLEGLAKLRPVLKRHTAGSSSQISDGAAAVLVMSEEKARALGLRPRAAFRAQALVGAEPYYHLDGPVQSTAKVLETAGMSIGDLDVIEINEAFASVVLSWASQHEPDMDRVNVNGGAIALGHPVGATGARLITTALHELERRDGETALVTMCCGGALSTATIIERV, encoded by the coding sequence ATGGGACGACCGGTCATCGTCGAGGCGGTGCGCACCGCCCAGGGCAGGCGGGGCGGCTGGCTCGCGGGCGTCAAGGCACAGGAGGTCCTGGGCCGCACCCTCAAGGCCCTGGTGGAGCGGGCGGGCATCGACCCCGCCGAGGTCGGCCAGGTGTTCGCGGGCTGCGTCACCCAGGCCGGCGAGCAGGGCGGCCACGTCGGCCGCCAGGCGTGGCTGTACGCGGGCCTGCCCTGGCAGACCGGCGTCACCACCATCGACGCGCAGTGCGGCAGCGCCCAGCAGAGCGTCCACCTCGCGGCCGCGCTGGTCCAGGCGGGCATCGTGGACGTGGCGATCGGCTGCGGCGTGGAGGTCATGAGCCGCGCCCCGCTCGGCTCCAACGTGCTGCCCGCCAACCCGCGCCCGCCGGACTGGGACGTCGACCTGCCGAACCAGTTCGAGGCGGCCGAGCGGATCGCCGACCGGCGCGGCCTCACCCGCGAGGACCTCGACGCGTTCGGCCTGCGCTCGCAAGCGCTCGCCGCCAAGGCGTGGGCCGACGGCAGGTTCGACCGCGAGATCGCGCCCCTGCACGACGTGCCCCAGGTCGACAAGGAGGGCAACGAGACGGGCGAGCGCCTCACCGTCGCCCGCGACCAGGGCCTGCGCGAGACCACCCTGGAGGGTCTGGCCAAGCTGCGCCCCGTGCTCAAGAGGCACACCGCGGGGAGCAGCTCGCAGATCTCCGACGGGGCCGCGGCCGTGCTCGTCATGTCCGAAGAGAAGGCTCGGGCTCTCGGCCTGCGCCCCCGCGCGGCCTTCCGCGCCCAGGCCCTCGTCGGCGCGGAGCCGTACTACCACCTCGACGGCCCGGTCCAGTCGACGGCCAAGGTGCTGGAGACCGCCGGGATGTCCATCGGCGACCTCGACGTCATCGAGATCAACGAGGCCTTCGCGTCCGTCGTCCTGTCCTGGGCCTCCCAGCACGAGCCGGACATGGATCGGGTGAACGTCAACGGCGGCGCCATCGCCCTCGGCCACCCGGTCGGCGCCACCGGCGCCCGCCTCATCACCACCGCCCTGCACGAACTCGAACGCCGCGACGGCGAAACCGCCCTCGTCACCATGTGCTGCGGCGGAGCCCTCTCCACCGCCACCATCATCGAGCGCGTGTAA
- a CDS encoding cytochrome P450 — translation MNRYEARLLRQGNPWLYALLRGSRLTGRLTRVPRLGWLVTDPVLARRVLNDHGGFTMAGEGGVGHMWSQLFGAEMAGLFDGTEHTRVRTAARDLFTEQAAAELVERAQGEHYRRLAERLREGETVDVAAATRVLAGRLVADLLGLRLGPDAAPYENLFSLGERLAALALGTTSSTDLPEEKIAAASRIAAELTRAVPEAYAAAGQDTILGRCRELGFSLDLTRGLATLLAVAGTETGASGTSRTVALLHDTGQLGTLLARPDLMPNAVREGLRVATPAPLIGRHVAKDVTVEGRLIREGERVIVLTHRANNDAGAFDVTREYVAENRQLWFGAGRHLCLGAAVARTQVTRMLQALTETGRPYRVVSRRAARGVLVPTYHSLKVSLDAPN, via the coding sequence ATGAACCGGTATGAGGCGCGCCTGCTCCGTCAGGGCAACCCCTGGCTGTACGCCCTGCTGAGAGGCTCGAGGCTGACGGGACGGCTCACCCGGGTGCCCCGGCTGGGCTGGCTGGTGACCGATCCCGTCCTGGCCCGCCGCGTGCTGAACGACCACGGCGGGTTCACGATGGCCGGCGAGGGCGGTGTCGGGCACATGTGGAGCCAGCTCTTCGGCGCCGAGATGGCCGGGCTGTTCGACGGGACCGAGCACACCCGGGTGCGCACCGCGGCCCGCGACCTGTTCACCGAACAGGCGGCCGCCGAGCTCGTCGAGCGGGCGCAGGGCGAGCACTACAGGCGGCTCGCCGAGAGGCTGCGCGAGGGCGAGACCGTGGACGTCGCCGCGGCGACCCGCGTGCTGGCCGGACGCCTGGTGGCCGACCTCCTCGGCCTGCGCCTGGGCCCGGACGCGGCGCCTTACGAGAACCTGTTCTCCCTGGGCGAGCGGCTCGCCGCGCTCGCTCTCGGCACGACCTCGTCGACCGATCTGCCCGAGGAGAAGATCGCGGCGGCCTCGCGGATCGCGGCCGAGCTGACCCGGGCCGTCCCCGAGGCGTACGCGGCGGCCGGACAGGACACCATCCTGGGCCGCTGCCGTGAGCTGGGGTTCAGCCTCGACCTCACCCGGGGCCTGGCCACCCTCCTGGCCGTCGCCGGGACCGAGACCGGCGCGTCGGGGACGTCGCGCACGGTCGCCCTGCTGCACGACACGGGCCAGCTCGGCACACTGCTCGCCAGACCCGACCTCATGCCCAACGCCGTGCGGGAAGGCTTGAGGGTGGCTACTCCGGCGCCCCTCATAGGCAGGCACGTGGCCAAGGACGTGACGGTCGAGGGAAGGCTGATCCGCGAGGGCGAGCGCGTCATCGTGCTCACCCACCGGGCCAACAACGACGCCGGAGCCTTCGACGTCACCCGCGAGTACGTGGCGGAGAACCGCCAGCTGTGGTTCGGCGCGGGACGTCATCTGTGCCTGGGGGCCGCGGTCGCCAGGACCCAGGTGACGCGCATGCTCCAGGCGCTCACCGAAACGGGCCGCCCTTACCGGGTCGTCTCGCGGCGCGCCGCGCGCGGTGTCCTCGTGCCGACCTACCACTCGCTCAAGGTGAGTCTCGACGCGCCAAACTAG
- a CDS encoding 3-oxoacyl-ACP synthase III family protein: MRARIAGVAAYLPEHTVSSAEVESGIGPYRPHPTIVERMTGIRARHVMRADQQASDLAVEAAGKLLADSGDEPDLLLFGSASQDLIEPATAHIVAAKLGLTCPVFDIKNACNSFLNAMQVGDALIRTGQYRRVLVCSGESPSRAVRWEVRDRAQFVDAFAGYTLSDGGAAMLLEAAPTGLFGFEFAAVSAKWRVGTLPAGGSMHPRDPEYTYFSGDGRKLKDAFLGQGPGLWLDALAKHGLTWDDFKVVLVHQVTLPYLETLRDILGIPASKLVVTLPEHGNVASATLPLQLAQAVAEGRLSPGDKIAFVGLAGGVSLGVAFAEWS, from the coding sequence ATGAGAGCACGGATCGCGGGGGTCGCGGCGTACCTGCCCGAGCACACGGTGTCCAGCGCGGAGGTGGAGTCCGGGATCGGGCCCTACCGGCCGCATCCGACCATCGTCGAGCGGATGACCGGCATCCGCGCCCGGCACGTCATGCGGGCCGACCAGCAGGCGTCCGACCTCGCCGTGGAGGCCGCGGGCAAGCTCCTGGCCGACTCCGGGGACGAGCCCGACCTCCTGCTGTTCGGATCGGCCTCACAGGACCTCATCGAGCCCGCCACCGCGCACATCGTCGCGGCCAAACTCGGCCTGACCTGCCCGGTCTTCGACATCAAGAACGCCTGCAACAGCTTCCTCAACGCCATGCAGGTCGGCGACGCGCTCATCCGCACCGGCCAGTACCGCAGGGTCCTGGTGTGCAGCGGGGAGAGCCCATCACGCGCCGTCCGCTGGGAGGTGCGCGACAGAGCCCAGTTCGTCGACGCCTTCGCGGGCTACACGCTGTCCGACGGCGGCGCGGCGATGCTGCTGGAGGCCGCGCCCACCGGGCTGTTCGGCTTCGAGTTCGCCGCGGTCTCGGCCAAATGGCGGGTCGGCACCCTTCCCGCCGGAGGGTCGATGCACCCGCGCGACCCCGAGTACACCTACTTCTCCGGCGACGGACGCAAGCTCAAGGACGCCTTCCTCGGCCAGGGCCCGGGGCTCTGGCTGGACGCCCTGGCGAAGCACGGGCTCACCTGGGACGACTTCAAGGTGGTCCTCGTCCACCAGGTCACCCTTCCCTACCTGGAGACGCTGCGGGACATTCTCGGCATCCCGGCCTCGAAGCTCGTCGTGACCCTTCCCGAGCACGGGAACGTCGCGTCGGCCACGCTGCCCCTGCAACTCGCCCAGGCCGTCGCCGAAGGGCGGCTGTCCCCGGGGGACAAGATCGCGTTCGTGGGGCTCGCCGGCGGCGTCAGCCTCGGGGTCGCCTTCGCCGAGTGGTCCTGA
- a CDS encoding glycosyltransferase family 2 protein has translation MNLWVVIPAYNEAKSIGATLTRLAQQTDPDFTVLVVDNASTDGTAEIVRGFPGVRLVAEPEKGTGSAADTGFRHAILGGATHIARTDADCLPDDAWIAAVRGAFAAGLEMASGPLRPRTDEFRLRLWERRLLPAVVSLAATFGRFRPGNRDPEYVGPYLMMPGCNMAITAELYEKAGGFPRTRIEDVHEDRALVNRVRKITSAYGLRKDMTVYGSVRRLRAYGLAGTLAWYADHRYTPPVVDIR, from the coding sequence ATGAACCTCTGGGTGGTCATCCCGGCCTACAACGAGGCGAAGTCGATCGGCGCGACGCTCACCCGGCTCGCCCAGCAGACCGACCCGGACTTCACCGTCCTCGTCGTCGACAACGCCAGCACCGACGGGACCGCAGAGATCGTCCGGGGCTTCCCCGGGGTCCGGCTCGTCGCCGAGCCGGAGAAGGGCACGGGCTCGGCCGCCGACACCGGGTTCCGGCACGCGATCCTCGGCGGCGCCACCCACATCGCCCGCACGGACGCCGACTGCCTGCCCGACGACGCCTGGATCGCCGCCGTGCGCGGCGCGTTCGCCGCGGGACTGGAGATGGCCAGCGGCCCACTGCGGCCCCGCACCGACGAGTTCCGGCTCCGGCTGTGGGAGCGGCGGCTGCTGCCCGCCGTGGTGTCGCTCGCCGCGACGTTCGGCAGGTTCCGGCCCGGCAACCGCGACCCCGAGTACGTCGGCCCGTACCTGATGATGCCGGGCTGCAATATGGCCATCACCGCCGAGCTGTACGAGAAGGCCGGCGGGTTCCCGCGCACCAGGATCGAGGACGTGCACGAGGACAGGGCGCTGGTCAACCGCGTCCGGAAGATCACCTCCGCGTACGGGCTGCGCAAGGACATGACCGTCTACGGCTCCGTCAGGCGGTTGCGCGCCTACGGCCTCGCCGGAACCCTCGCCTGGTACGCCGACCACCGCTACACGCCTCCCGTCGTCGACATCAGGTGA
- a CDS encoding cytochrome P450 yields MNRLSGTRDWERRLYLSAHPFAYPLLRALARFGDVVRVPGLGVVVNDAAVARDVLMDGETFRKDGPGSPGDLWTPILGPSVLLNMEGEAHRALRRKLADLFTPSSTSAICARVLEAPLRDLSARLAKGEEVDLVDVMRVMAGAVICEVIGLPDIDEHACREMFEAGERIVSMVDLRTRTLSSAQIAVAREVLDPIGEVAARAFRAGDETTVMGRMRALGLSEGEARGAAGAFFLTGTETVATLVPRLVALLHDHGELGRVAADPALLDPAIDEAMRVTTPTPVMLRSVHAPSALGAVRVRPGDRVLLATHTCCRSLGPFALDGDPAKTALRRLWFGAGPHFCLGYPLAHAEIRAVMRALLDHAPLEITSRRAARGVLIPTYASLRVRRAPRATNPRTANPRTENAGSGENTVTPAGAETEG; encoded by the coding sequence ATGAACCGTCTGAGCGGTACGCGGGACTGGGAGCGCAGGCTCTACCTGAGCGCGCACCCCTTCGCCTATCCGCTGCTGCGCGCGCTGGCCCGGTTCGGCGACGTCGTGCGCGTTCCCGGACTGGGGGTCGTCGTCAACGACGCGGCCGTGGCCCGGGACGTCCTCATGGACGGGGAGACCTTCCGCAAGGACGGCCCCGGCTCTCCCGGCGACCTGTGGACGCCGATCCTCGGGCCGTCCGTCCTGCTCAACATGGAGGGGGAGGCGCACCGGGCGCTGCGCCGCAAGCTGGCCGACCTCTTCACGCCGTCGTCCACCTCCGCCATCTGCGCGCGTGTCCTCGAAGCCCCCCTGCGGGACCTGTCCGCGCGCTTGGCGAAGGGCGAAGAGGTCGACCTCGTGGACGTCATGCGGGTGATGGCCGGAGCCGTCATCTGCGAGGTGATCGGGCTGCCGGACATCGATGAGCACGCCTGCCGCGAGATGTTCGAGGCGGGCGAGCGGATCGTGTCCATGGTCGACCTGCGCACCCGCACCCTGTCGTCCGCCCAGATCGCGGTCGCCCGCGAGGTCCTCGATCCCATCGGCGAGGTCGCCGCCCGCGCGTTCCGGGCGGGGGACGAGACGACCGTCATGGGCCGGATGCGGGCGCTCGGCCTGTCCGAGGGAGAGGCGCGCGGCGCGGCCGGGGCGTTCTTCCTCACCGGCACCGAGACCGTCGCCACGCTGGTCCCGCGGCTCGTCGCGCTGCTGCACGACCACGGCGAACTCGGCAGGGTCGCCGCCGACCCGGCGCTGCTCGACCCCGCGATCGACGAGGCCATGCGGGTCACCACCCCGACGCCCGTCATGCTGCGCAGCGTGCACGCGCCCAGCGCGCTAGGCGCGGTCCGGGTACGCCCAGGCGACCGGGTACTCCTGGCCACCCACACCTGCTGCCGCTCGCTCGGCCCGTTCGCCCTCGACGGCGACCCGGCCAAGACCGCGCTGCGCAGGCTGTGGTTCGGGGCGGGGCCGCACTTCTGCCTCGGCTACCCGCTCGCGCACGCGGAGATCAGGGCCGTCATGCGGGCCCTGCTCGACCACGCCCCCCTGGAGATCACCTCCCGGCGGGCCGCGCGGGGCGTCCTCATCCCGACGTACGCCTCGCTCAGGGTGCGCCGTGCGCCGCGCGCGACGAACCCGCGAACGGCGAACCCGCGAACCGAGAACGCGGGATCGGGAGAGAACACAGTGACGCCTGCGGGCGCAGAGACCGAGGGGTAA